In the Brassica napus cultivar Da-Ae chromosome A7, Da-Ae, whole genome shotgun sequence genome, one interval contains:
- the LOC125576730 gene encoding receptor-like protein 35 produces the protein MSTFPITLSLLLFIFNSQKLFPAATRILCRPDQRDALLEFKNEFEIGKPSPFCTIAHPKTLSWVNNSDCCYWDGITCDAKSGEVIKLDLSCSSVRGRFHSDSKLLKVQSLRILDLSHNNFSGQIPFSIQKLSHLTSLNVSRNSFSRCIPSSIGDIPNLTFLDLSRNKFVSKIPSSLGSLLHLTSLDLSNNSFFGEIPFSFGNLSNLISLNLFDNNFEGKLPSSLGNLSYLKFLDLSVNNIVGEIPSSLGNLTHLAFFYLHFNNFSGNIPSSLGNISHLTALTLSFNYFVGEIPSSLGNLSYLKNLILSHNSFVGEIPPSFGSLSHLAFLNVESNNLSGSFPLELLNLTKLSILFLSNNRFSGILPSSFNNTLDFSNTSLSSKLRELYIDNNNFIGPIPISIFQSVSLVRVHLGNNHLSGKLSEIFFNGSNLRSLHLGHNQLVGKLPRSLSSCSSLEVLNLEHNRINDTFPFWLESLRNLQVLVLHSNEFHGVLQYHPNVTPSFSQLRIIDISYNSFTGTLPSNFFMYWSAIFSKGNHSELNYVGDRSYDQDSLALMNKGLKMKYRRILTLLTAIDISENRLEGNIPKSIGQVKNLIVLNLSSNGFSGHIPSSLANLTTLESLDLSNNKLSGQIPPSLGDLTSLSNITVSHNQLVGQIPQSTQFQTQDASSFEDNMGLCGRPLSITCGDIDTEISEEPETEEEEEEEEQAVLSWTAAVIGLAPGIIFGLIIGNFVTLQKPQWLM, from the coding sequence ATGAGTACCTTTCCTATTACTCTTTCTTtgctcttatttatttttaattctcaGAAACTATTTCCGGCTGCTACAAGAATCTTGTGTCGTCCAGATCAAAGAGATGCACTTCTAGAGTTCAAAAACGAGTTTGAGATTGGCAAACCTTCTCCTTTCTGTACCATTGCTCATCCGAAGACATTGTCATGGGTGAATAACAGTGATTGTTGTTATTGGGATGGTATCACGTGTGATGCTAAATCTGGGGAAGTTATTAAGCTAGACCTAAGTTGCAGCAGCGTCCGTGGCCGGTTTCATTCTGATAGCAAGCTTTTAAAGGTTCAAAGCCTTCGTATTCTCGACCTTTCACATAACAATTTCAGTGGCCAAATCCCATTTTCAATTCAAAAATTGTCTCATCTTACCAGTCTCAATGTTTCCAGAAATTCTTTTAGTCGTTGCATTCCTTCGTCCATTGGAGACATTCCTAATCTCACTTTTTTAGACCTTTCCCGTAACAAATTTGTTAGTAAAATCCCATCTTCACTTGGAAGTCTACTGCATCTTACCTCTCTGGACctctcaaataatagtttttttggAGAAATCCCATTTTCATTTGGAAATCTCTCTAATCTCATTTCTCTTAACCTCTTTGATAATAACTTTGAGGGTAAACTTCCATCTTCACTTGGAAATCTTTCTTATCTCAAGTTTCTTGACCTCTCTGTTAACAATATTGTTGGTGAAATCCCATCTTCACTTGGAAATCTTACTCATCTTGCTTTTTTCTACCtccattttaataatttttctggTAATATTCCATCTTCACTTGGAAATATTTCTCATCTTACTGCTCTCACCCTCTCTTTTAACTATTTTGTTGGTGAAATCCCATCCTCACTTGGAAACCTTTCTTATCTCAAAAATCTCATTCTTTCTCATAACAGTTTTGTTGGTGAAATTCCGCCTTCTTTTGGCAGCTTGAGCCACTTGGCCTTCTTAAATGTTGAGTCCAATAACCTTAGTGGTAGCTTCCCTCTTGAACTACTAAATCTGACAAAATTGTCTATTTTATTCCTCTCCAACAATCGGTTTTCAGGcattcttccttcttctttcaACAACACTCTTGATTTTTCTAATACATCTCTGTCATCTAAGCTACGAGAGTTATACATAGACAATAACAACTTCATAGGACCAATACCCATATCCATTTTCCAATCGGTCAGCCTCGTGAGAGTCCACCTTGGTAACAATCACCTCAGTGGAAAACTTTCTGAAATATTTTTCAATGGCAGCAACCTAAGGTCCCTCCATCTTGGTCATAACCAATTAGTGGGAAAACTTCCGAGATCTTTGTCTAGCTGTTCTTCTTTGGAGGTTCTAAACTTAGAACACAACAGAATTAATGACACATTTCCATTTTGGTTGGAATCCTTAAGAAATCTACAAGTGCTGGTCCTCCACTCTAATGAATTCCACGGGGTGTTACAATATCATCCCAACGTTACTCCTTCGTTCTCTCAGTTGCGAATAATTGACATATCATATAATTCCTTCACTGGAACTTTACCATCTAATTTTTTCATGTATTGGAGCGCGATTTTCTCAAAGGGAAACCATTCAGAACTGAATTACGTTGGAGATCGTTCCTATGATCAAGACTCGTTGGCTTTGATGAATAAAGGACTAAAGATGAAGTACAGAAGGATTCTCACACTCTTAACGGCCattgatatttcagaaaatagGCTCGAAGGAAACATCCCTAAATCCATTGGCCAAGTGAAGAATCTTATTGTGCTCAATCTGTCAAGCAATGGTTTCAGTGGACACATTCCTTCATCTTTGGCAAATCTGACTACACTCGAGTCTCTAGACTTGTCCAATAATAAACTTTCAGGCCAAATTCCTCCTTCTCTTGGAGACCTAACAAGCCTTTCAAACATTACGGTTTCCCACAACCAGCTTGTTGGTCAGATACCTCAAAGCACGCAGTTTCAGACTCAAGATGCTTCATCTTTTGAAGATAACATGGGACTTTGCGGTCGCCCTCTCAGTATAACATGTGGAGACATAGACACAGAGATATCAGAAGAACCcgaaacagaagaagaagaagaagaagaagagcaagcaGTATTGAGCTGGACTGCAGCTGTCATTGGCTTAGCACCTGGAATCATCTTTGGATTGATTATTGGGAACTTTGTGACTTTACAAAAGCCTCAATGGCTCATGTAG